Proteins encoded within one genomic window of Bos indicus isolate NIAB-ARS_2022 breed Sahiwal x Tharparkar chromosome 23, NIAB-ARS_B.indTharparkar_mat_pri_1.0, whole genome shotgun sequence:
- the LOC109577076 gene encoding BOLA class I histocompatibility antigen, alpha chain BL3-7-like: MGPRTLLLLLSGVLVLTETWAGSHSLSYFNTGVYQPGLGEPRFFAVGYVDDTQFARFDSDAPNPRMEPRAPWMEQEGPEYWEEMTRDAKESQQKSRLCLYNLRGYYNQSEAESHILQVMFGCEVGPDGRLLRGFWQKAYDGRDYIALNEDLRSWTAADTVAQITKRKWDVSGQAKIQRNYLEVKCVQWLLRHLETGKDTLLRADPPKTHVAHHRISDREVTLRCWALGFYPKEITLTWQQDGEDLTQDMELVETRPSGDGTFQKWAALVVPSGEEQRYTCRVQHEGLQEPLTLRWEPPQLSVLIKGIIVGLILLMVTGAVVTGAVIWRKKHSGEKGRGYTQTASSDSDQGSDVSLTVPKG; this comes from the exons ATGGGGCCGCGAACCCTCCTCCTGTTGCTCTCGGGGGTCCTGGTCCTGACCGAGACCTGGGCCG gctCCCACTCCCTGAGCTATTTCAACACCGGAGTGTACCAGCCCGGCCTCGGGGAGCCGCGATTCTTTGCCGTCGGCTACGTGGACGACACGCAGTTCGCGCGGTTCGACAGCGACGCCCCGAATCCGAGAATGGAGCCGCGGGCGCCGTGGATGGAGCAGGAGGGCCCGGAATATTGGGAAGAGATGACACGAGATGCCAAGGAAAGTCAACAGAAATCCCGATTATGCTTGTACAACCTGCGCGGCTACTACAACCAGAGCGAGGCCG AATCTCACATCCTCCAGGTGATGTTTGGCTGCGAAGTGGGGCCGGACGGGCGCCTGCTCCGCGGATTCTGGCAGAAGGCCTACGACGGCAGAGATTACATCGCCCTGAACGAAGACCTGCGCTCCTGGACCGCAGCGGACACGGTGGCTCAGATCACCAAGCGCAAGTGGGATGTCTCCGGGCAGGCAAAGATCCAACGGAACTACCTAGAGGTCAAGTGCGTGCAGTGGCTCCTCAGAcacctggagacgggaaaggacACGCTGCTGCGCGCAG ACCCTCCAAAGACACATGTGGCCCATCACCGCATCTCTGACCGTGAGGTCACCCTGaggtgctgggccctgggcttcTACCCTAAGGAGATCACACTGACCTGGCAGCAAGACGGGGAAGACCTGACTCAGGACATGGAGCTTGTGGAGACCAGGCCTTCAGGGGATGGAACCTTCCAGAAGTGGGCGGCCCTGGTGGTGCCTTCTGGAGAGGAGCAGAGATACACGTGCCGTGTGCAGCACGAGGGGCTTCAGGAGCCCCTCACCCTGAGATGGG AACCTCCTCAGCTCTCTGTCCTCATCAAGGGCATCATTGTTGGCCTGATTCTCCTCATGGTCACTGGAGCTGTGGTGACTGGAGCTGTGATTTGGAGGAAGAAGCACTCAG GTGAAAAAGGAAGGGGCTACACCCAGACTGCAA GCAGTGACAGTGACCAGGGCTCTGATGTGTCTCTCACGGTTCCTAAAG GGTGA